A section of the Engraulis encrasicolus isolate BLACKSEA-1 chromosome 8, IST_EnEncr_1.0, whole genome shotgun sequence genome encodes:
- the LOC134453478 gene encoding cytochrome P450 2M1-like isoform X2: MEVLISALQTNVLSLILGVIIVGLLWMNRGKQSSFQRLPPGPPPAPLVGNLFQVDTKEPYKYYLGLSQKYGSVCTIWLASKPCVIVSGYQTIRDAFITQGEAFSGRALYPLLVRSTGGYGVMVSSGQRWKDLRQFSLTTLKNFGMGKRSIEERVQEEARSLVRAFQEYDGAPFNPKDLLCNSVANVISSIVFGHRFEYNDPDFLLLYNTINAYFNMLNSSFGMLYNISPRLMGLFPGSHKELFSQLDKSHAYVKKQAEIRLRNLDANSIPQDYIEAFMIKMIQERDSPKTEFTYDNLLGSVWNLFSAGTETTSSTLRQILLLMAKHPDVQECVQREIDEVIGQDRSPCLEDRSKMPYTDAVIHETQRTADLAPTSVPHKVMTDTEFKGFHIPKVSVSAWGRVWPVRSSSSSSPHCSSASPLWALCLQTR, translated from the exons ATGGAAGTCCTTATTTCTGCTCTTCAAACAAATGTTCTTTCTCTCATTTTAGGCGTGATAATAGTGGGGTTGCTTTGGATGAATCGAGGTAAGCAGAGTAGTTTTCAAAGACTGCCACCCGGCCCACCTCCTGCTCCACTTGTTGGCAACCTATTCCAAGTAGACACGAAGGAACCGTACAAATATTACCTTGGG CTAAGCCAGAAATATGGGTCAGTGTGCACGATATGGCTCGCCAGTAAACCATGTGTCATCGTGTCTGGATACCAGACCATCAGAGATGCCTTCATCACCCAGGGAGAGGCGTTCAGTGGGAGGGCTCTGTACCCGCTACTGGTCAGGTCCACTGGAGGATATG GTGTGATGGTGAGCAGTGGGCAGCGATGGAAGGATCTGCGTCAGTTCTCCCTCACGACGCTGAAGAACTTTGGGATGGGCAAGAGGAGCATCGAGGAGCGCGTGCAGGAGGAAGCTAGGAGCCTGGTGAGGGCATTCCAGGAATATGATG GTGCACCGTTCAACCCCAAAGATCTGCTGTGTAATTCTGTGGCCAATGTCATCTCCTCGATTGTGTTTGGACACCGGTTTGAGTACAACGATCCAGACTTCTTGCTGCTCTACAACACGATCAATGCATACTTCAACATGCTCAACAGTTCATTTGGCATG CTTTACAACATCTCGCCAAGACTGATGGGGCTCTTCCCTGGAAGTCACAAGGAGCTGTTCTCCCAGCTGGATAAATCCCATGCTTATGTCAAGAAACAGGCAGAGATCCGACTCAGGAATCTGGACGCCAACTCCATCCCTCAGGATTACATAGAGGCCTTCATGATCAAGATGATACAG GAGAGAGACTCACCCAAGACCGAGTTCACCTATGACAACCTGTTGGGCTCCGTGTGGAACCTCTTCTCAGCGGGCACAGagaccacctcctccaccctcagACAGATACTGTTGCTGATGGCCAAACACCCTGACGTTCAAG AATGTGTCCAGAGGGAGATAGACGAGGTGATTGGGCAGGACAGGAGTCCGTGCCTGGAGGACCGCTCTAAGATGCCCTATACTGACGCCGTGATCCACGAGACTCAGCGCACCGCGGACCTGGCGCCCACCTCCGTGCCTCACAAGGTCATGACCGACACAGAATTCAAAGGCTTCCACATCCCCAAG GTAAGCGTGTCTGCCTGGGGGAGGGTCTGGCCCGTGCGgagctcttcctcttcttcacctcaCTGCTCCAGCGCTTCACCTTTGTGGGCACTGTGCCTCCAGACGAGATAG
- the LOC134453478 gene encoding cytochrome P450 2M1-like isoform X1 encodes MEVLISALQTNVLSLILGVIIVGLLWMNRGKQSSFQRLPPGPPPAPLVGNLFQVDTKEPYKYYLGLSQKYGSVCTIWLASKPCVIVSGYQTIRDAFITQGEAFSGRALYPLLVRSTGGYGVMVSSGQRWKDLRQFSLTTLKNFGMGKRSIEERVQEEARSLVRAFQEYDGAPFNPKDLLCNSVANVISSIVFGHRFEYNDPDFLLLYNTINAYFNMLNSSFGMLYNISPRLMGLFPGSHKELFSQLDKSHAYVKKQAEIRLRNLDANSIPQDYIEAFMIKMIQERDSPKTEFTYDNLLGSVWNLFSAGTETTSSTLRQILLLMAKHPDVQECVQREIDEVIGQDRSPCLEDRSKMPYTDAVIHETQRTADLAPTSVPHKVMTDTEFKGFHIPKGTMVLPLLSSVLIDPKLWKNPDSFDPQNFLDEEGKFKRNVGFLAFGLGKRVCLGEGLARAELFLFFTSLLQRFTFVGTVPPDEIDTTPSCCSFGRQPCTYDCYAKPRQ; translated from the exons ATGGAAGTCCTTATTTCTGCTCTTCAAACAAATGTTCTTTCTCTCATTTTAGGCGTGATAATAGTGGGGTTGCTTTGGATGAATCGAGGTAAGCAGAGTAGTTTTCAAAGACTGCCACCCGGCCCACCTCCTGCTCCACTTGTTGGCAACCTATTCCAAGTAGACACGAAGGAACCGTACAAATATTACCTTGGG CTAAGCCAGAAATATGGGTCAGTGTGCACGATATGGCTCGCCAGTAAACCATGTGTCATCGTGTCTGGATACCAGACCATCAGAGATGCCTTCATCACCCAGGGAGAGGCGTTCAGTGGGAGGGCTCTGTACCCGCTACTGGTCAGGTCCACTGGAGGATATG GTGTGATGGTGAGCAGTGGGCAGCGATGGAAGGATCTGCGTCAGTTCTCCCTCACGACGCTGAAGAACTTTGGGATGGGCAAGAGGAGCATCGAGGAGCGCGTGCAGGAGGAAGCTAGGAGCCTGGTGAGGGCATTCCAGGAATATGATG GTGCACCGTTCAACCCCAAAGATCTGCTGTGTAATTCTGTGGCCAATGTCATCTCCTCGATTGTGTTTGGACACCGGTTTGAGTACAACGATCCAGACTTCTTGCTGCTCTACAACACGATCAATGCATACTTCAACATGCTCAACAGTTCATTTGGCATG CTTTACAACATCTCGCCAAGACTGATGGGGCTCTTCCCTGGAAGTCACAAGGAGCTGTTCTCCCAGCTGGATAAATCCCATGCTTATGTCAAGAAACAGGCAGAGATCCGACTCAGGAATCTGGACGCCAACTCCATCCCTCAGGATTACATAGAGGCCTTCATGATCAAGATGATACAG GAGAGAGACTCACCCAAGACCGAGTTCACCTATGACAACCTGTTGGGCTCCGTGTGGAACCTCTTCTCAGCGGGCACAGagaccacctcctccaccctcagACAGATACTGTTGCTGATGGCCAAACACCCTGACGTTCAAG AATGTGTCCAGAGGGAGATAGACGAGGTGATTGGGCAGGACAGGAGTCCGTGCCTGGAGGACCGCTCTAAGATGCCCTATACTGACGCCGTGATCCACGAGACTCAGCGCACCGCGGACCTGGCGCCCACCTCCGTGCCTCACAAGGTCATGACCGACACAGAATTCAAAGGCTTCCACATCCCCAAG GGTACTATGGTCTTGCCTCTCCTTTCATCAGTTCTCATCGACCCAAAACTGTGGAAGAACCCCGACAGCTTTGACCCCCAGAACTTCTTAGATGAGGAGGGGAAATTTAAGAGGAATGTTGGCTTTCTTGCTTTTGGATTAG GTAAGCGTGTCTGCCTGGGGGAGGGTCTGGCCCGTGCGgagctcttcctcttcttcacctcaCTGCTCCAGCGCTTCACCTTTGTGGGCACTGTGCCTCCAGACGAGATAGACACCACCCCCAGCTGCTGCAGCTTCGGCCGACAGCCCTGCACCTACGACTGTTACGCCAAACCCAGGCAGTAG
- the LOC134454117 gene encoding uncharacterized protein LOC134454117 isoform X1 yields MLETDNMPSRSSRRRRASRQRWALWCCGLAGADERETMEMATQTESRTVEVGIQAGGPATAEVAIQTGGPDTAEMATQAGGPETAEMATQAGGPEMATQSGQASIQATWETAEANTQADWIEATRLGLRMSSQAHAARGQLVLFRAPTGTVVNMCQTCAFEFSEFFRQGVMWVEVKLRFEETREGPYLRQYWYLTNTCSEETPEETLVPYAYGELTTYVERHSGGITAVYSHHLTQVTTILEIGGLLYCETSTRSTGVAMDAGGAWTRLESAETLRAPLFTPQQAPDDDAADARGIDYPAPGPDDAAGPEGGDDSPAPEGADDAAGPEGGDDSPAPEGADDSASGPEGADDSPAPEGADDSPAPEGADDSASASAGYDTVDDAAAAPGDISVNGQVPSVYYIFQSTGLGDFSLRLAGLREAFAVLLAQPETANFIAVTGSMLLKNMATFNGKDAGASQQAFDELVAFTQTLTSTVTAELLEVGIHHFNLLDVVFELLLFRNLHQWTAVRVVPQAQGRFLDHLATVVQSFLPYEAWPPQALQCWALLLSEALSYLVETLSLDVWACHQPQHLAQRVFCSLECHIDQLLSVMPSA; encoded by the exons ATGTTAGAGACGGATAATATGCCATCCCGTAGTAGCCGTAGGCGCCGCGCCTCGCGGCAGAGATGGGCGTTGTGGTGTTGTGGTCTTGCAGGTGCTGATGAGAGGGAGACGATGGAGATGGCGACGCAGACGGAGTCGCGGACTGTGGAGGTGGGGATCCAGGCTGGTGGACCGGCCACGGCGGAGGTGGCGATCCAGACTGGAGGACCGGATACGGCGGAGATGGCGACCCAGGCAGGGGGACCGGAGACAGCGGAGATGGCGACCCAGGCAGGGGGACCGGAGATGGCTACGCAGTCAGGTCAGGCTTCCATCCAGGCGACGTGGGAGACTGCAGAGGCCAACACGCAGGCTGACTGGATCGAGG CAACCCGCCTTGGATTGAGGATGAGCTCTCAGGCG CATGCGGCCAGAGGACAGCTGGTGCTGTTCAGG GCTCCAACTGGGACAGTCGTGAACATGTGCCAGACATGTGCCTTCGAGTTCTCTGAGTTCTTCCGCCAGGGCGTGATG TGGGTTGAGGTCAAGCTGAGGTTCGAGGAGACGCGTGAGGGCCCGTATCTGAGACAGTACTGGTACCTCACCAACACCTGCTCTGAGGAAACCCCAGAG GAGACCCTTGTACCATACGCCTATGGAGAGCTGACCACGTACGTCGAG CGCCACTCTGGAGGCATCACGGCGGTGTACTCACATCACCTGACCCAGGTCACAACCATCTTGGAGATAGGAGGACTCCTG TACTGTGAGACATCGACGAGGAGCACGGGGGTGGCCATGGACGCTGGTGGGGCCTGGACCCGCTTGGAGAGTGCCGAGACTCTTCGGGCGCCCCTCTTCACTCCTCAGCAGGCCCCTGATGACGACGCTGCTGACGCCCGTGGCATCGACTACCCTGCTCCTGGTCCTGACGACGCTGCTGGTCCTGAGGGTGGAGACGACTCTCCTGCTCCTGAGGGTGCTGACGACGCTGCTGGTCCTGAGGGTGGAGACGACTCTCCTGCTCCTGAGGGTGCTGACGACTCTGCTTCTGGTCCTGAGGGTGCTGACGACTCTCCTGCTCCTGAGGGTGCTGACGACTCTCCTGCTCCTGAGGGTGCTGACgactctgcttctgcttctgctggtTACGACACGGTTGACGATGCTGCTGCCGCCCCTGGTGACATCTCTGTCAATGGCCAGGTTCCCTCTGTGTA CTACATCTTCCAGTCCACCGGTCTGGGGGACTTCTCCCTGAGGCTTGCTGGACTGAGGGAAGCCTTCGCT GTCTTGCTTGCGCAGCCAGAGACTGCCAACTTCATCGCCGTGACGGGCTCCATGCTGTTGAAGAACATGGCCACCTTCAACGGAAAG GATGCTGGTGCATCTCAGCAGGCTTTTGATGAGCTGGTGGCTTTCACCCAGACACTGACTTCCACCGTCACTGCTGAGCTGCTGGAGGTTGGG ATCCACCACTTCAACCTCCTGGATGTGGTCTTTGAGCTGCTGCTGTTCAGAAACCTACATCAGTGGACTGCTGTGCGGGTGGTCCCT CAGGCACAGGGCAGGTTCCTGGatcatctggcaacagtggtccAGTCCTTCCTACCCTATGAGGCGTGGCCACCCCAGGCATTGCAGTGCTGGGCCCTGCTGCTG TCTGAGGCGCTCTCCTACCTGGTGGAGACCCTGTCCCTGGACGTGTGGGCGTGCCACCAGCCCCAGCACCTGGCCCAGAGGGTCTTCTGCAGCCTGGAGTGCCACATCGACCAGCTGCTGAGTGTGATGCCCTCCGCTTAA
- the LOC134454117 gene encoding uncharacterized protein LOC134454117 isoform X2 codes for MEMATQTESRTVEVGIQAGGPATAEVAIQTGGPDTAEMATQAGGPETAEMATQAGGPEMATQSGQASIQATWETAEANTQADWIEATRLGLRMSSQAHAARGQLVLFRAPTGTVVNMCQTCAFEFSEFFRQGVMWVEVKLRFEETREGPYLRQYWYLTNTCSEETPEETLVPYAYGELTTYVERHSGGITAVYSHHLTQVTTILEIGGLLYCETSTRSTGVAMDAGGAWTRLESAETLRAPLFTPQQAPDDDAADARGIDYPAPGPDDAAGPEGGDDSPAPEGADDAAGPEGGDDSPAPEGADDSASGPEGADDSPAPEGADDSPAPEGADDSASASAGYDTVDDAAAAPGDISVNGQVPSVYYIFQSTGLGDFSLRLAGLREAFAVLLAQPETANFIAVTGSMLLKNMATFNGKDAGASQQAFDELVAFTQTLTSTVTAELLEVGIHHFNLLDVVFELLLFRNLHQWTAVRVVPQAQGRFLDHLATVVQSFLPYEAWPPQALQCWALLLSEALSYLVETLSLDVWACHQPQHLAQRVFCSLECHIDQLLSVMPSA; via the exons ATGGAGATGGCGACGCAGACGGAGTCGCGGACTGTGGAGGTGGGGATCCAGGCTGGTGGACCGGCCACGGCGGAGGTGGCGATCCAGACTGGAGGACCGGATACGGCGGAGATGGCGACCCAGGCAGGGGGACCGGAGACAGCGGAGATGGCGACCCAGGCAGGGGGACCGGAGATGGCTACGCAGTCAGGTCAGGCTTCCATCCAGGCGACGTGGGAGACTGCAGAGGCCAACACGCAGGCTGACTGGATCGAGG CAACCCGCCTTGGATTGAGGATGAGCTCTCAGGCG CATGCGGCCAGAGGACAGCTGGTGCTGTTCAGG GCTCCAACTGGGACAGTCGTGAACATGTGCCAGACATGTGCCTTCGAGTTCTCTGAGTTCTTCCGCCAGGGCGTGATG TGGGTTGAGGTCAAGCTGAGGTTCGAGGAGACGCGTGAGGGCCCGTATCTGAGACAGTACTGGTACCTCACCAACACCTGCTCTGAGGAAACCCCAGAG GAGACCCTTGTACCATACGCCTATGGAGAGCTGACCACGTACGTCGAG CGCCACTCTGGAGGCATCACGGCGGTGTACTCACATCACCTGACCCAGGTCACAACCATCTTGGAGATAGGAGGACTCCTG TACTGTGAGACATCGACGAGGAGCACGGGGGTGGCCATGGACGCTGGTGGGGCCTGGACCCGCTTGGAGAGTGCCGAGACTCTTCGGGCGCCCCTCTTCACTCCTCAGCAGGCCCCTGATGACGACGCTGCTGACGCCCGTGGCATCGACTACCCTGCTCCTGGTCCTGACGACGCTGCTGGTCCTGAGGGTGGAGACGACTCTCCTGCTCCTGAGGGTGCTGACGACGCTGCTGGTCCTGAGGGTGGAGACGACTCTCCTGCTCCTGAGGGTGCTGACGACTCTGCTTCTGGTCCTGAGGGTGCTGACGACTCTCCTGCTCCTGAGGGTGCTGACGACTCTCCTGCTCCTGAGGGTGCTGACgactctgcttctgcttctgctggtTACGACACGGTTGACGATGCTGCTGCCGCCCCTGGTGACATCTCTGTCAATGGCCAGGTTCCCTCTGTGTA CTACATCTTCCAGTCCACCGGTCTGGGGGACTTCTCCCTGAGGCTTGCTGGACTGAGGGAAGCCTTCGCT GTCTTGCTTGCGCAGCCAGAGACTGCCAACTTCATCGCCGTGACGGGCTCCATGCTGTTGAAGAACATGGCCACCTTCAACGGAAAG GATGCTGGTGCATCTCAGCAGGCTTTTGATGAGCTGGTGGCTTTCACCCAGACACTGACTTCCACCGTCACTGCTGAGCTGCTGGAGGTTGGG ATCCACCACTTCAACCTCCTGGATGTGGTCTTTGAGCTGCTGCTGTTCAGAAACCTACATCAGTGGACTGCTGTGCGGGTGGTCCCT CAGGCACAGGGCAGGTTCCTGGatcatctggcaacagtggtccAGTCCTTCCTACCCTATGAGGCGTGGCCACCCCAGGCATTGCAGTGCTGGGCCCTGCTGCTG TCTGAGGCGCTCTCCTACCTGGTGGAGACCCTGTCCCTGGACGTGTGGGCGTGCCACCAGCCCCAGCACCTGGCCCAGAGGGTCTTCTGCAGCCTGGAGTGCCACATCGACCAGCTGCTGAGTGTGATGCCCTCCGCTTAA
- the LOC134454117 gene encoding uncharacterized protein LOC134454117 isoform X3: MLETDNMPSRSSRRRRASRQRWALWCCGLAGADERETMEMATQTESRTVEVGIQAGGPATAEVAIQTGGPDTAEMATQAGGPETAEMATQAGGPEMATQSGQASIQATWETAEANTQADWIEATRLGLRMSSQAHAARGQLVLFRAPTGTVVNMCQTCAFEFSEFFRQGVMWVEVKLRFEETREGPYLRQYWYLTNTCSEETPEYCETSTRSTGVAMDAGGAWTRLESAETLRAPLFTPQQAPDDDAADARGIDYPAPGPDDAAGPEGGDDSPAPEGADDAAGPEGGDDSPAPEGADDSASGPEGADDSPAPEGADDSPAPEGADDSASASAGYDTVDDAAAAPGDISVNGQVPSVYYIFQSTGLGDFSLRLAGLREAFAVLLAQPETANFIAVTGSMLLKNMATFNGKDAGASQQAFDELVAFTQTLTSTVTAELLEVGIHHFNLLDVVFELLLFRNLHQWTAVRVVPQAQGRFLDHLATVVQSFLPYEAWPPQALQCWALLLSEALSYLVETLSLDVWACHQPQHLAQRVFCSLECHIDQLLSVMPSA; the protein is encoded by the exons ATGTTAGAGACGGATAATATGCCATCCCGTAGTAGCCGTAGGCGCCGCGCCTCGCGGCAGAGATGGGCGTTGTGGTGTTGTGGTCTTGCAGGTGCTGATGAGAGGGAGACGATGGAGATGGCGACGCAGACGGAGTCGCGGACTGTGGAGGTGGGGATCCAGGCTGGTGGACCGGCCACGGCGGAGGTGGCGATCCAGACTGGAGGACCGGATACGGCGGAGATGGCGACCCAGGCAGGGGGACCGGAGACAGCGGAGATGGCGACCCAGGCAGGGGGACCGGAGATGGCTACGCAGTCAGGTCAGGCTTCCATCCAGGCGACGTGGGAGACTGCAGAGGCCAACACGCAGGCTGACTGGATCGAGG CAACCCGCCTTGGATTGAGGATGAGCTCTCAGGCG CATGCGGCCAGAGGACAGCTGGTGCTGTTCAGG GCTCCAACTGGGACAGTCGTGAACATGTGCCAGACATGTGCCTTCGAGTTCTCTGAGTTCTTCCGCCAGGGCGTGATG TGGGTTGAGGTCAAGCTGAGGTTCGAGGAGACGCGTGAGGGCCCGTATCTGAGACAGTACTGGTACCTCACCAACACCTGCTCTGAGGAAACCCCAGAG TACTGTGAGACATCGACGAGGAGCACGGGGGTGGCCATGGACGCTGGTGGGGCCTGGACCCGCTTGGAGAGTGCCGAGACTCTTCGGGCGCCCCTCTTCACTCCTCAGCAGGCCCCTGATGACGACGCTGCTGACGCCCGTGGCATCGACTACCCTGCTCCTGGTCCTGACGACGCTGCTGGTCCTGAGGGTGGAGACGACTCTCCTGCTCCTGAGGGTGCTGACGACGCTGCTGGTCCTGAGGGTGGAGACGACTCTCCTGCTCCTGAGGGTGCTGACGACTCTGCTTCTGGTCCTGAGGGTGCTGACGACTCTCCTGCTCCTGAGGGTGCTGACGACTCTCCTGCTCCTGAGGGTGCTGACgactctgcttctgcttctgctggtTACGACACGGTTGACGATGCTGCTGCCGCCCCTGGTGACATCTCTGTCAATGGCCAGGTTCCCTCTGTGTA CTACATCTTCCAGTCCACCGGTCTGGGGGACTTCTCCCTGAGGCTTGCTGGACTGAGGGAAGCCTTCGCT GTCTTGCTTGCGCAGCCAGAGACTGCCAACTTCATCGCCGTGACGGGCTCCATGCTGTTGAAGAACATGGCCACCTTCAACGGAAAG GATGCTGGTGCATCTCAGCAGGCTTTTGATGAGCTGGTGGCTTTCACCCAGACACTGACTTCCACCGTCACTGCTGAGCTGCTGGAGGTTGGG ATCCACCACTTCAACCTCCTGGATGTGGTCTTTGAGCTGCTGCTGTTCAGAAACCTACATCAGTGGACTGCTGTGCGGGTGGTCCCT CAGGCACAGGGCAGGTTCCTGGatcatctggcaacagtggtccAGTCCTTCCTACCCTATGAGGCGTGGCCACCCCAGGCATTGCAGTGCTGGGCCCTGCTGCTG TCTGAGGCGCTCTCCTACCTGGTGGAGACCCTGTCCCTGGACGTGTGGGCGTGCCACCAGCCCCAGCACCTGGCCCAGAGGGTCTTCTGCAGCCTGGAGTGCCACATCGACCAGCTGCTGAGTGTGATGCCCTCCGCTTAA